The proteins below are encoded in one region of Rhododendron vialii isolate Sample 1 chromosome 7a, ASM3025357v1:
- the LOC131333730 gene encoding uncharacterized protein LOC131333730, producing MKESGFRIPQEIPTQSWIRRKLDGPQNRYGIKPGRHWDGVATDMKQTYSRENLSAEERGYRRRRMPISALEVELVFNTVTKLLQFIQCIVSWSPDFCIFRSTSA from the exons ATGAAAGAATCCGGATTTCGGATACCTCAAGAAATTCCTACTCAGAGCTGGATAAGAAGGAAGCTGGATGGTCCCCAAAATCGCTATGGAATCAAACCTGGGAGACACTGGGATGGAGTTGCAACG GATATGAAGCAAACGTATTCAAGGGAGAACTTATCTGCTGAAGAAAGGGGTTACAGACGTCGAAGAATGCCAATATCAGCGCTAGAAGTTGAACTGGTCTTCAACACGGTTACAAAGCTACTTCAATTCATACAGTGCATAGTTTCTTGGTCACCTGATTTCTGCATCTTTCGTTCCACATCTGCTTGA